AGGGCCGCGATCTCCGGACTGTCGCGGAAGCCGCCGTCGGTGACGATCCCGGCAACGCCGCGCTTCATCAGCCGGGCCACGAGGATGGAGCCGGCCGAGGCGGCGCGTGCATCCTTGCGGCTGTCCACCACGAACACCGCTCCCGGCGGGCATTCCTCCACCGCCTTGCGCTGGGGATGCGCCCGATCGAGGAAGACGGTGATGGGGTTCAGATCCTCACGCGCCGGCATGTAGCGCAGCGTGAAGGCCGGCCCCACCATGTTCTCGCCCTTGAAGCCGAGCGGGTGCACGTTCTGGATGAACTGGTTGCGGAAACCGCGCTTGAACAGGGCCGTGGCGAGGGTCGCGGTGCTGACGTGCTTCAGCTTCTCGCGGGTGGCGTCGGACAGCATCGGGCAAACTCCGGATTGTCGGGAAGTCAGAAGATGGCGGGCTCGGGCACCGGCGCGCCGAAGTCGGTGCGCAGGAAATCGAAATCGCAGCCCTGGTCGGCCTGGCCGATGTGGCGGGAGAACATCCAGCCATAGCCGCGCTCGTAGCGCGGCGCGGGGGGCGGCGTCTCGACCCGGCGGCGCTCCAGCTCGGCGTCGGACACCTCCAGGCGGATGCTACGGTTGGGCACGTCCACGGTGATGATGTCGCCGGTGCGCACGAGAGCCAGCGGGCCGCCGATGTAGGATTCCGGCGAGACATGCAGGATGCAGGCGCCATAGGAGGTGCCGCTCATGCGCGCATCCGAGATGCGCACCATGTCGCGCACCCCCTGCTTCACCAGCTTCTTCGGGATGGGCAGCATGCCCCATTCCGGCATGCCCGGCCCGCCCAAGGGACCGGCATTGCGCAGCACCAGAACCGTGTCTGGCGTCACGTCGAGATCGTCCCGGTCGATATTAGCCTTAAGCGCCGGATAGTCGTCGAAGACCAGCGCGGGACCGGAATGGGTGAGGAGATGGGGAGCGGCGGCGGAGGGTTTCATCACGCAGCCGCTCGGCGCGAGATTGCCCTTCAGCAGCGCCAGCGCGCCTTCCGCATAGATGGGATTGTCCAGCGGGCGGATCACATCGTCATTGTAGACCTCTGCTCCCTCCAGCGACTGCGCCCAGGTCTGCCCGGAGACGTTGATGAGCGACAGGTCGAGATGGGGCGTGAGCCGGGTCAGCAGGCCGAGGAGGCCGCCGGCGTAATAGAAATCCTCCATCAGATAGCGCTCGCCGCTCGGGCGGATGTTGGCGATCACCGGCACCTTGCGGCTCGCCGCGTCGAAGTCCTCGAGCCCGATGGCGTGGCCGGCGCGGCGGGCCATGGCGATGATGTGGATCACCGCGTTTGTCGAGCATCCCATGGCCATGGCGACGTTGATGGCATTGCGGAACGCGCCCTCGGTCTGGATCTTGTCCGGGGTGAGATCCTCCCACACCATCTCGACGATCCGCCGGCCGGCGGCCGCGCACATGCGGATGTGGTTGGCATCCGCCGCCGGGATGGAGGAGGCGCCGGGCAGTGTCATGCCGATCACATCGGCGAGCGCCGTCATGGTAGCCGCCGTGCCCATGGTCATGCACACGCCATAGGAGCGGGCGATGCCTACCTCCATCTCGGCCCAGTCCTTGTCTGAGATGTTGCCGGCGCGGCGCTCGTCCCAATATTTGAAGGCGTCCGAGCCGGAGCCCAGCACCTTGCCGTGCCAGTTGCCGCGCAGCATGGGTCCGGCCGGCACATAGATGGCCGGAACGCCCGCGCTGGTGGCGCCCAGCAGCAGGCCGGGCGTGGTCTTGTCGCAACCGCCCATCAGCACCGCTCCGTCCACGGGATGGGAACGGATGAGCTCCTCCGTCTCCATGGCGAGGAAGTTGCGGTAGAGCATGGTGGTGGGCTTCACCTTGCTCTCGGAGAGCGAGATGGCGGGCAGTTCCACCGGAAAGCCGCCCGCCTGAAGAATGCCCCGCTTCACATCCTCCACGCGCTGCTTGAAATGGGCGTGGCACTGGTTGAGATCGGACCAGGTGTTGATGATCGCGATGACCGGCTTGCCGCGATACTCCTCCGCCGCATAGCCCATCTGGCTCATGCGCGAGCGATGGCCGAAGGAGCGGAAGTCGTCGGGCTCGAAATAGCGTGCGCTGCGCAGTTGCTCGGGTGTCTTGGTCATGGAA
The Azorhizobium caulinodans ORS 571 genome window above contains:
- a CDS encoding ribonuclease activity regulator RraA, producing the protein MLSDATREKLKHVSTATLATALFKRGFRNQFIQNVHPLGFKGENMVGPAFTLRYMPAREDLNPITVFLDRAHPQRKAVEECPPGAVFVVDSRKDARAASAGSILVARLMKRGVAGIVTDGGFRDSPEIAALDIPSYHQRPAAPTNLTVHQAIDINVPIGCGDAPVFPGDIIVGDGEGVIVLPAHLADELADEATEMTAFEDFVTEKVLEGRTILGLYPATEEQTKTDFAAWRKEKGR
- the araD gene encoding L-arabinonate dehydratase; translated protein: MTKTPEQLRSARYFEPDDFRSFGHRSRMSQMGYAAEEYRGKPVIAIINTWSDLNQCHAHFKQRVEDVKRGILQAGGFPVELPAISLSESKVKPTTMLYRNFLAMETEELIRSHPVDGAVLMGGCDKTTPGLLLGATSAGVPAIYVPAGPMLRGNWHGKVLGSGSDAFKYWDERRAGNISDKDWAEMEVGIARSYGVCMTMGTAATMTALADVIGMTLPGASSIPAADANHIRMCAAAGRRIVEMVWEDLTPDKIQTEGAFRNAINVAMAMGCSTNAVIHIIAMARRAGHAIGLEDFDAASRKVPVIANIRPSGERYLMEDFYYAGGLLGLLTRLTPHLDLSLINVSGQTWAQSLEGAEVYNDDVIRPLDNPIYAEGALALLKGNLAPSGCVMKPSAAAPHLLTHSGPALVFDDYPALKANIDRDDLDVTPDTVLVLRNAGPLGGPGMPEWGMLPIPKKLVKQGVRDMVRISDARMSGTSYGACILHVSPESYIGGPLALVRTGDIITVDVPNRSIRLEVSDAELERRRVETPPPAPRYERGYGWMFSRHIGQADQGCDFDFLRTDFGAPVPEPAIF